A window from Methylocystis sp. MJC1 encodes these proteins:
- a CDS encoding TonB-dependent receptor, with protein sequence MFDTDLVNSKLKIAYDFTPTLRLSHTVGVFTEDRNVYGETLFGPNNNRWYTWFGPRTAQNPTGYGDYSSFYGRHQSSVLVNALSLKQNTGGVFDFDLSGSYFYLMHDVWNTPLANLGTSAKNPVGGFTSTGLVRKETGDYWGTLDLKGIYRPFGPKGPHEVSFGIYGDEAHVAAPTYLSMSWPSGEASTIGHLYSTIAKGTTRTQAMWVQEAWRFHPNFKLTVGVRGEHWNASDGFNQSNTTAASGGFVTRPGVPIYQPYRASTRFSPKGVLEWKPDDHWTIYGSVGMANRFPVVSELYALTTPQGFSQPVSPNPYLRPEVALNKELTIRRDFETGGWMRVSLFHDDIRDYIVNQLIPIPGALVPASGPANIERVRNMGVEIDLRKSNVLFQGMEAYANAVYLDSHIVSNRDFVASASSCGVAGPGAANLAQSCWLLNDAGKRVPGLPDWRWKVGFIYSPDARWSFAGNVRWAGLAWQTTANNDVSCCGLAQSYNLQHRLFSIDAKINYKWNDRFTFDLGIDNIGNFNSRDQYPRTFFAAMRYKFEDGQKGNGIFLAGNEGGMPDFSTWFRPAGFNID encoded by the coding sequence ATGTTCGACACCGATCTTGTGAACAGCAAGCTCAAGATCGCCTATGATTTTACGCCCACATTGCGTCTCTCGCACACGGTCGGCGTCTTCACGGAAGACCGGAACGTCTATGGCGAGACGCTCTTTGGCCCCAACAACAATCGCTGGTACACATGGTTCGGTCCGCGCACGGCGCAGAACCCCACCGGCTACGGCGATTATTCGAGCTTCTATGGACGCCATCAGAGCAGCGTCCTGGTCAATGCGTTATCGCTCAAGCAAAACACCGGCGGGGTTTTCGATTTCGATTTGTCGGGATCCTACTTTTACCTGATGCACGACGTCTGGAATACGCCGCTCGCCAATCTCGGGACGTCGGCGAAAAATCCGGTCGGCGGCTTCACCTCGACCGGCCTCGTGCGAAAGGAAACCGGAGATTATTGGGGAACGCTGGACCTGAAAGGGATTTACCGTCCCTTCGGCCCCAAGGGCCCCCATGAGGTCAGCTTTGGTATTTATGGCGACGAAGCGCATGTAGCCGCGCCGACCTATCTTTCCATGAGCTGGCCGTCGGGCGAAGCATCGACGATTGGACACCTCTATTCGACCATCGCCAAGGGGACGACGCGCACGCAAGCGATGTGGGTGCAGGAAGCCTGGCGTTTCCATCCCAACTTTAAATTGACGGTCGGCGTTCGCGGCGAGCATTGGAATGCTTCCGACGGCTTCAACCAGTCCAACACAACGGCTGCGTCCGGTGGTTTCGTTACGCGCCCCGGCGTCCCAATCTACCAGCCCTATCGCGCCAGCACGCGCTTCTCGCCGAAAGGCGTGCTGGAGTGGAAGCCCGACGATCATTGGACGATATACGGCTCGGTCGGTATGGCGAACCGCTTCCCGGTTGTTTCGGAGCTCTATGCACTGACGACGCCGCAAGGCTTTTCCCAGCCCGTGTCGCCAAATCCCTATCTGCGCCCGGAAGTCGCGCTCAACAAGGAGCTCACGATCAGACGTGATTTCGAGACGGGGGGATGGATGCGCGTGTCGCTCTTCCATGACGACATCCGCGATTACATCGTCAATCAGCTGATCCCGATTCCGGGCGCCTTAGTCCCCGCGAGCGGCCCAGCCAACATAGAGCGCGTCCGCAACATGGGCGTCGAGATCGACCTGCGCAAGAGCAACGTCTTATTCCAGGGAATGGAGGCCTATGCGAACGCAGTCTATCTCGACTCTCACATCGTCTCGAACAGAGATTTCGTGGCGAGCGCCAGCAGCTGCGGCGTCGCTGGCCCCGGCGCGGCCAATTTGGCGCAGAGCTGCTGGCTGCTGAACGACGCCGGCAAGCGCGTCCCCGGCTTGCCGGATTGGCGGTGGAAGGTAGGCTTCATTTACTCGCCAGACGCGCGTTGGTCTTTCGCGGGTAACGTCCGTTGGGCGGGTCTAGCGTGGCAAACGACGGCGAATAACGACGTGTCGTGCTGCGGGTTGGCGCAATCCTATAATCTGCAGCACCGTCTTTTCTCGATCGACGCTAAGATCAACTACAAGTGGAACGATCGTTTCACTTTCGATCTCGGCATAGACAATATCGGCAACTTCAACAGCCGCGACCAATACCCGCGCACCTTCTTCGCAGCAATGCGCTACAAGTTCGAGGATGGCCAAAAAGGGAACGGAATCTTCCTGGCGGGCAATGAAGGCGGCATGCCGGATTTTTCCACGTGGTTCCGTCCGGCGGGGTTCAACATCGACTAG
- a CDS encoding copper-binding protein: METALGRVLILAAATGLAIAGVGAVAAQSRGGAAIAEAVEKATGKGVVEAVNKEERQLRITHEAIPALKWPGMTMAFKVAPEVSLEGLAPGAQITFTLSKSPHGGYVIDQIQRVQ; this comes from the coding sequence ATGGAAACAGCTTTGGGACGAGTACTCATTTTGGCGGCCGCCACGGGGCTGGCGATAGCGGGCGTGGGGGCGGTCGCCGCACAGAGTCGGGGCGGTGCGGCAATCGCGGAGGCAGTAGAGAAGGCGACGGGAAAAGGGGTCGTCGAGGCGGTGAATAAGGAGGAGCGGCAGCTCCGGATTACACATGAGGCGATTCCCGCGCTGAAGTGGCCGGGGATGACGATGGCCTTTAAGGTCGCGCCCGAGGTAAGCCTCGAGGGACTGGCGCCGGGCGCCCAGATTACCTTCACCCTCTCCAAATCCCCACATGGAGGCTATGTGATCGACCAGATTCAACGTGTGCAATAA
- a CDS encoding FkbM family methyltransferase: MMRQIKSFIQESLGLCGYRLAPIRRRIEAPIDFLELALSEASVDRPGFYFVQIGANDGVKDDPLRRFVLKHHWRGLLVEPQPKVFEKLKQNYACEAQLSFENAAIGDVDGTAQLHVADSRDGSANLTVFASLKKDALQRGVHEFDAKTRSIEVNCLSVRSLLQKHGVHSIDVLLTDVQGYDVEIVSQFLDCGLRPQIIHFEHCHSSRPALEKLYDRLVKEGYRLSELEFDTLCLLPQSESVDPARARETSGMPA, encoded by the coding sequence ATGATGAGACAAATCAAATCCTTCATTCAAGAAAGTCTTGGGCTCTGCGGCTACCGGCTGGCGCCGATCCGGCGTCGCATCGAGGCTCCGATCGATTTCCTCGAATTGGCGTTGAGCGAGGCGTCGGTGGACCGCCCCGGCTTTTATTTCGTGCAAATCGGAGCCAATGACGGCGTCAAGGACGATCCGCTCCGCCGCTTCGTGCTGAAGCATCACTGGCGCGGCCTGCTTGTCGAGCCCCAGCCAAAAGTGTTCGAAAAGCTCAAGCAGAACTACGCCTGCGAGGCGCAGCTCTCATTTGAAAATGCGGCTATTGGCGACGTCGACGGAACCGCGCAGCTTCACGTCGCGGATTCGCGGGACGGCTCGGCTAACCTCACTGTCTTCGCAAGCCTCAAGAAAGACGCGTTGCAGCGCGGCGTGCATGAGTTCGACGCCAAGACGCGCTCGATCGAAGTGAATTGCCTATCGGTTCGTTCCCTGCTTCAAAAGCACGGCGTTCACTCAATCGATGTGCTGCTGACCGACGTGCAGGGCTATGATGTCGAGATTGTCAGCCAATTTCTCGATTGCGGATTGAGGCCGCAAATAATCCATTTCGAACATTGCCACTCGTCGCGCCCCGCGCTCGAGAAACTTTACGACAGGCTCGTAAAGGAAGGCTATCGCTTGAGTGAGCTCGAGTTCGACACGCTTTGCCTCCTGCCTCAGTCTGAGAGCGTGGATCCTGCCCGCGCAAGGGAAACGTCGGGAATGCCCGCGTGA